A DNA window from Clavibacter sepedonicus contains the following coding sequences:
- a CDS encoding APC family permease yields MTAASAASAGARAPQPGLARRLGLLDATVLGLGLGAMIGAGIFAVMPAAARAAGSGLLVGLAIAAVVAFCNATASAQLAARYPSSGGSYLYGRERLGEWPGFLAGWSFVIGKTASCAAMALTFAAYAVPAAWQRPVAALAVTALAVVGCLGVTRTARLARVIITVVLAVIALVLVAGLVAGGPEAAAEQVAGVVDTTPYGVLQSAGLLFFAFAGYARIATMGEEVRDPARTIPRAILLALGGALVVYALVAVTLLGVLGQARLGGSTAPLADVVRDAGWSWAVPVVGVGAAAACLGALLALLPGIGRTSLAMAREGDLPRGLAVVHPRYRVPQRAEIAVAVVVVALVLTVNLRGVVGFSSFGVLLYYVVANAAAFTQERADRRYPRALQVVGVVGCLVLVATLPGVSIGVGAGVLLVGVVGRAIVLARRQRGAQAR; encoded by the coding sequence ATGACCGCCGCATCCGCTGCGTCCGCGGGCGCGCGCGCACCCCAGCCCGGCCTCGCCCGCCGCCTCGGCCTCCTCGACGCCACCGTCCTCGGCCTCGGCCTCGGCGCGATGATCGGCGCCGGGATCTTCGCGGTCATGCCCGCCGCCGCCCGTGCGGCAGGCTCCGGCCTCCTCGTCGGCCTCGCGATCGCCGCGGTCGTCGCGTTCTGCAACGCCACCGCGTCCGCGCAGCTCGCCGCGCGCTACCCGTCGTCCGGCGGCTCGTACCTCTACGGCCGCGAGCGCCTGGGGGAGTGGCCGGGCTTCCTCGCGGGCTGGTCGTTCGTGATCGGCAAGACCGCGAGCTGCGCGGCCATGGCCCTCACCTTCGCCGCGTACGCCGTGCCCGCGGCCTGGCAGCGGCCCGTCGCCGCGCTCGCCGTGACGGCCCTCGCAGTCGTGGGCTGCCTCGGCGTGACCCGCACGGCCCGGCTCGCCCGCGTGATCATCACGGTGGTCCTCGCCGTGATCGCGCTCGTGCTGGTCGCCGGCCTCGTCGCGGGCGGGCCGGAAGCCGCCGCCGAGCAGGTCGCGGGCGTCGTCGACACCACGCCCTATGGGGTCCTCCAGTCGGCCGGGCTCCTGTTCTTCGCCTTCGCGGGCTACGCGCGCATCGCGACCATGGGGGAGGAGGTGCGGGATCCCGCCCGCACCATCCCGCGCGCGATCCTCCTCGCGCTCGGCGGCGCGCTCGTCGTGTACGCGCTCGTCGCCGTGACGCTGCTCGGGGTGCTCGGCCAGGCGCGGCTCGGCGGATCCACCGCGCCGCTCGCGGACGTCGTGCGCGACGCGGGCTGGTCATGGGCGGTGCCGGTCGTGGGTGTGGGCGCGGCCGCCGCGTGCCTCGGTGCGCTGCTCGCGCTCCTCCCCGGGATCGGGCGCACGTCTCTCGCGATGGCCCGCGAGGGCGACCTGCCGCGCGGGCTCGCGGTCGTGCACCCGCGGTACCGGGTGCCGCAGCGGGCCGAGATCGCGGTCGCGGTGGTGGTCGTCGCGCTCGTGCTCACGGTGAACCTCCGCGGCGTCGTCGGCTTCTCGTCGTTCGGCGTGCTGCTGTACTACGTGGTCGCCAACGCCGCCGCCTTCACGCAGGAGCGGGCCGACCGGCGGTATCCGCGGGCGCTGCAGGTGGTCGGGGTCGTCGGCTGCCTGGTGCTCGTGGCGACGCTGCCCGGGGTGTCCATCGGGGTGGGCGCCGGCGTGCTGCTGGTCGGCGTGGTCGGGCGCGCGATCGTCCTCGCCCGGCGGCAGCGCGGGGCGCAGGCGCGCTGA
- a CDS encoding gamma-glutamyltransferase family protein: MTFRAPDAFTTRPTLRGTFGMSASTHWLASGTGQAVLERGGNAFDAAVASAFVLHVVEPHLNGPGGDMTAVVHVAGDAAPKLLMGQGSAPAAASPERFRQEGLDRVPGAGALAAAVPAAVDAWLLLLRDHGTWELADAWAFAIGYARDGHPVLESVRRTIAGVGDLFREHWSASAAFWMPDGEAPVAGSLVRNPAWAAAMERILAEASTAAGPDATREQRIEAARTVWAEGFVAEEMVASVQDPHRHSTGADHAGLITAEDLASSRASWEDAVSIEFRGLRIWKTDAWGQGPALLQALMILDGFTDEEIDPATAAGIHRISEAQKLALADREAYYGDAVPGGAPLDVLLSAEYAAERRALITDEASHELRPGRVDGVEPFLPPLVVEGDAPASAGGTGEPTVSRTGETRGDTCHLDIVDRWGNMISATPSGGWLQSSPFIPALGFCLGTRLQMTWLEPGGPSSLVPGRRPRTTLTPTLITREGEPVEALGSPGGDQQDQWQLPYLLRTIVGGFSPQQAVDAPTFHTTSVPGSFWPRTWTPGGLVVEGRVGDDVIADLRARGHEVEVVGDWTLGRLSAVTRDPATGLLGAAANPRGAQGYAVGR, encoded by the coding sequence GTGACGTTCCGCGCGCCCGACGCATTCACCACCCGACCCACGCTCCGCGGCACGTTCGGCATGAGCGCCTCCACGCACTGGCTCGCCTCCGGCACCGGGCAGGCCGTGCTCGAGCGCGGCGGCAACGCGTTCGACGCGGCGGTCGCGAGCGCCTTCGTGCTGCACGTCGTCGAGCCGCACCTCAACGGGCCGGGCGGTGACATGACCGCCGTCGTGCACGTCGCGGGGGACGCGGCGCCGAAGCTCCTCATGGGCCAGGGATCCGCGCCCGCCGCCGCCAGCCCTGAGCGCTTCCGCCAGGAGGGCCTCGACCGCGTGCCCGGCGCGGGAGCGCTCGCCGCCGCCGTGCCCGCCGCGGTTGACGCCTGGCTGCTGCTCCTCCGCGACCACGGCACGTGGGAGCTCGCCGACGCGTGGGCGTTCGCGATCGGGTACGCGCGCGACGGGCACCCGGTGCTGGAGAGCGTGCGCCGCACGATCGCGGGCGTGGGCGACCTGTTCCGCGAGCACTGGTCGGCGTCCGCCGCGTTCTGGATGCCGGACGGCGAGGCGCCCGTCGCCGGGTCGCTTGTGCGGAACCCCGCATGGGCGGCCGCGATGGAGCGGATCCTCGCGGAGGCGTCGACCGCGGCCGGTCCGGACGCGACGCGCGAGCAGCGCATCGAGGCCGCGCGCACCGTGTGGGCGGAGGGCTTCGTCGCGGAGGAGATGGTGGCGAGCGTGCAGGATCCGCACCGGCACTCCACCGGCGCCGACCACGCGGGGCTGATCACCGCCGAGGACCTCGCCTCGTCGCGCGCGTCGTGGGAGGACGCGGTCTCGATCGAGTTCCGCGGGCTGCGGATCTGGAAGACCGATGCGTGGGGCCAGGGGCCGGCGCTGCTGCAGGCGCTCATGATCCTCGACGGGTTCACGGATGAGGAGATCGACCCGGCGACGGCCGCGGGGATCCACCGCATCAGCGAGGCGCAGAAGCTCGCGCTGGCCGACCGCGAGGCGTACTACGGCGACGCCGTGCCGGGCGGCGCGCCCCTCGACGTCCTGCTCAGCGCGGAGTACGCGGCCGAGCGGCGCGCGCTCATCACCGACGAGGCGTCGCACGAGCTGCGGCCCGGACGCGTCGACGGCGTGGAGCCCTTCCTGCCGCCGCTCGTGGTCGAGGGCGACGCGCCCGCATCCGCCGGCGGCACGGGCGAGCCCACGGTCTCCCGCACGGGCGAGACCCGGGGCGACACCTGCCACCTCGACATCGTCGACCGGTGGGGCAACATGATCTCCGCCACGCCCTCCGGCGGCTGGCTGCAGTCGTCGCCGTTCATCCCCGCGCTCGGCTTCTGCCTCGGCACGCGCCTGCAGATGACGTGGCTCGAGCCCGGCGGACCGTCGTCGCTCGTGCCGGGTCGGCGGCCGCGCACGACGCTCACGCCGACCCTCATCACGCGCGAGGGCGAGCCCGTCGAGGCGCTCGGCTCGCCGGGCGGCGACCAGCAGGACCAGTGGCAGCTGCCCTACCTGCTGCGCACGATCGTCGGCGGGTTCTCGCCGCAGCAGGCCGTGGACGCGCCGACGTTCCACACGACGAGCGTCCCCGGATCATTCTGGCCGCGCACCTGGACCCCCGGCGGCCTCGTGGTCGAGGGGCGTGTGGGCGACGACGTGATCGCCGACCTCCGGGCCCGCGGGCACGAGGTGGAGGTCGTCGGCGACTGGACGCTCGGGCGCCTGTCGGCCGTGACGCGCGATCCCGCCACCGGCCTGCTGGGGGCCGCGGCCAACCCGCGCGGGGCGCAGGGGTACGCGGTCGGGCGATGA
- a CDS encoding amidohydrolase family protein: protein MSDHRTTPSPAAPAPAPVARRAVHRGHVLHITGSPLVQDARRHLVSVPDGALAVDDAGRIAWVGPFRDLPAEFADAPVHGDASDFLIPGFVDAHVHFPQTYTTSAHGGGQLLEWLDTCVFPSEARLEDEGFARMIAADFTRSRVRAGTTSALVFGSAFPHAQDALFEASRDAGLRLVSGRGIQTVGSGPATPLLTSEEDAIALSCAEIDRWHAVDTGDATTATLQVAIVPRFSLSVTPTTLRGLGELYDVARGEGVHFHSHLNENDRPGTGEIAAVREVFGTDTYLDTYDGLFLPGSERGGSSLLGRRSVFAHAVHCQDSELARLAETGSSIAHCPTSQQFLGSGTMPWRRTVASGVNVAIGSDVGAGDEWLISRVLNDAFKVHLSEPGGAGVEIDAAELLFTGTLAGARALDMEERYGNLDVGKDADFLTITPDLWEPLALTLAHGIRADDDARATDQILFTLLMGLREPAIAAVHVQGRRVSAR from the coding sequence ATGAGCGACCACCGCACCACGCCCTCCCCCGCCGCGCCCGCACCCGCGCCGGTCGCCCGCCGCGCCGTCCACCGCGGCCACGTCCTCCACATCACGGGGTCCCCGCTCGTCCAGGACGCCCGGCGCCACCTCGTCTCCGTCCCCGACGGCGCGCTCGCGGTCGACGACGCCGGCCGGATCGCGTGGGTCGGCCCCTTCCGCGACCTCCCCGCGGAGTTCGCCGACGCGCCCGTGCACGGCGACGCGTCCGACTTCCTGATCCCCGGCTTCGTCGACGCGCACGTGCACTTCCCGCAGACCTACACGACGAGCGCGCACGGCGGCGGCCAGCTCCTCGAGTGGCTCGACACGTGCGTGTTCCCGTCGGAGGCGCGACTCGAGGACGAGGGCTTCGCGCGCATGATCGCGGCGGACTTCACGCGGAGCCGCGTCCGCGCGGGGACGACGAGCGCGCTCGTGTTCGGATCCGCGTTCCCGCACGCCCAGGACGCCCTGTTCGAGGCCTCCCGCGACGCGGGCCTCCGGCTCGTGAGCGGCCGCGGGATCCAGACCGTCGGCTCCGGCCCCGCCACCCCGCTCCTCACGTCGGAGGAGGACGCGATCGCGCTCTCCTGCGCGGAGATCGACCGCTGGCACGCCGTCGACACGGGCGACGCGACGACGGCGACGCTCCAGGTCGCGATCGTGCCGCGGTTCAGCCTGTCGGTGACGCCGACGACGCTCCGCGGGCTCGGCGAGCTGTACGACGTGGCGCGCGGCGAGGGCGTCCACTTCCACTCGCACCTCAACGAGAACGACCGGCCGGGCACCGGCGAGATCGCCGCCGTCCGCGAGGTCTTCGGCACCGACACCTACCTCGACACCTACGACGGGCTCTTCCTGCCGGGGTCGGAGCGCGGCGGATCCAGCCTCCTCGGCCGCCGCAGCGTCTTCGCCCACGCGGTGCACTGCCAGGACTCCGAGCTCGCGCGCCTCGCCGAGACCGGCAGCAGCATCGCGCACTGCCCGACGTCGCAGCAGTTCCTCGGGAGCGGCACCATGCCGTGGCGGCGCACGGTGGCGTCCGGCGTGAACGTGGCGATCGGATCCGACGTGGGCGCCGGCGACGAGTGGCTCATCTCCCGCGTGCTCAACGACGCGTTCAAGGTGCACCTGTCGGAGCCCGGCGGCGCGGGCGTGGAGATCGACGCCGCAGAGCTCCTCTTCACCGGCACGCTCGCGGGCGCCCGAGCGCTCGACATGGAGGAGCGCTACGGCAACCTCGACGTGGGCAAGGACGCCGACTTCCTGACGATCACGCCGGACCTCTGGGAGCCGCTCGCCCTCACGCTCGCCCATGGGATCCGCGCGGACGACGACGCGCGCGCCACGGACCAGATCCTCTTCACCCTGCTGATGGGTCTGCGCGAGCCGGCCATCGCGGCCGTGCACGTGCAGGGGCGGCGGGTGTCGGCCCGCTGA
- a CDS encoding XdhC family protein has translation MLEIAAEVLDALADGRRLAVAWVTDVLGSAPRTAGTAMAVDDRGRVIGSISGGCVEGAVIEVATGVLDDGAPALTSFGVSDDDAFQVGLTCGGRIGVVVVEVAPAGDARSPVPDAVRAALEDARAGRAASLALVLEGPAVGTWVTADADPVGADPARRIRAELAARLAAGRSGTTEVDCADGPMRVLHLVAAPPPRLIVFGAVDFSAALADAAALLGYRVTVCDARPAFATRARFPTAHEVVAEWPDEYLARTEVDARTVICVLTHDDRFDVPLLVAALRLPVAFVGAMGSRATDVRRRALLVEEGLTDTELARLRSPIGLDIGASTPQETAVSILAEVLAARAGTEGAPLTTTTGPIHGETA, from the coding sequence GTGCTCGAGATCGCCGCGGAGGTGCTCGACGCCCTCGCCGACGGCCGGCGCCTCGCCGTCGCGTGGGTCACCGACGTGCTCGGCAGCGCGCCCCGCACGGCCGGCACGGCGATGGCGGTCGACGACCGGGGCCGCGTCATCGGATCCATCTCCGGCGGATGCGTCGAGGGCGCGGTCATCGAGGTCGCGACCGGCGTGCTCGACGACGGGGCGCCCGCGCTCACGTCGTTCGGCGTCAGCGACGACGACGCGTTCCAGGTCGGGCTCACCTGCGGCGGGCGGATCGGCGTGGTCGTCGTGGAGGTCGCGCCCGCCGGCGACGCGCGGTCGCCCGTGCCCGACGCCGTGCGCGCCGCGCTCGAGGACGCCCGCGCCGGACGCGCCGCATCGCTCGCGCTCGTGCTGGAGGGACCGGCCGTCGGCACGTGGGTCACCGCGGACGCCGACCCCGTGGGCGCCGACCCCGCCCGCCGGATCCGCGCCGAGCTCGCCGCCCGCCTCGCGGCCGGCCGCTCGGGCACCACGGAGGTCGACTGCGCCGACGGCCCAATGCGGGTCCTGCACCTCGTCGCCGCCCCGCCGCCCCGGCTGATCGTCTTCGGCGCCGTCGACTTCTCCGCCGCCCTCGCCGACGCGGCCGCCCTGCTGGGATACCGCGTCACCGTGTGCGACGCCCGGCCCGCCTTCGCGACCCGCGCGCGCTTCCCGACGGCCCACGAGGTCGTCGCCGAGTGGCCGGACGAGTACCTGGCGCGCACCGAGGTCGACGCCCGCACCGTGATCTGCGTGCTCACCCACGACGACCGCTTCGACGTGCCGCTGCTCGTCGCCGCACTCCGCCTTCCGGTCGCGTTCGTCGGGGCGATGGGATCCCGCGCCACCGACGTCCGCCGCCGCGCGCTGCTCGTGGAGGAGGGCCTGACGGACACCGAGCTCGCGCGGCTGCGCTCGCCCATCGGCCTCGACATCGGCGCGTCGACGCCCCAGGAGACGGCCGTCTCGATCCTCGCGGAGGTGCTCGCCGCGCGCGCCGGCACCGAGGGCGCGCCGCTGACGACGACCACCGGGCCGATCCACGGGGAGACCGCATGA
- a CDS encoding MDR family MFS transporter: MTDTSGVGFRSERGPILIALMMTTGLVAIDSTILATAVPSIVDDLGGFASFPWLFSIYLLAQAVSVPLYAKLSDTVGRKPIILIGIGLFLVGSVLCGFAWSMPALIAFRALQGLGAGAVQPMAITIAGDIYTVAERAKTQGYLASVWAVSSVVGPTLGGVFSEFASWRWIFFVNVPLCLLAGWMIVRRFHESIERTRHRVDYAGAALLTVGLSLLILAVLEGGQAWAWDSAPSIGAFAIGAVLIVAFLLVERRAAEPVLPLWVFSRRLLLTTTLVSLGVGAILIGLTSYVPTYLEGSLGVTPLVSGLALAALTIGWPISASLSGRLYLRIGFRRTVLIGMALTIVGTGSISLLAGTPTLAGIAAGCFVVGLGLGLVATPSLIGAQSSVGWGERGVVTGANLFARSIGSAVGVAVFGAIANAIFAESAGGQKDPDAVIAASGAVFLAVGVCALATVVAGLLMPESRVDDTEIARAEPVVG, translated from the coding sequence ATGACTGACACCAGCGGCGTCGGATTCCGATCCGAGCGCGGCCCCATCCTCATCGCCCTGATGATGACGACGGGCCTCGTGGCCATCGACTCGACCATCCTCGCCACCGCGGTGCCGTCCATCGTGGACGACCTCGGCGGCTTCGCCTCGTTCCCGTGGCTGTTCTCCATCTACCTGCTCGCGCAGGCGGTGTCGGTGCCGCTCTACGCGAAGCTCAGCGACACCGTGGGGCGGAAGCCGATCATCCTCATCGGCATCGGCCTGTTCCTCGTCGGATCCGTGCTGTGCGGGTTCGCGTGGAGCATGCCGGCGCTGATCGCGTTCCGCGCGCTGCAGGGGCTCGGCGCCGGTGCCGTGCAGCCGATGGCCATCACCATCGCGGGCGACATCTACACGGTCGCCGAGCGCGCGAAGACGCAGGGCTACCTCGCGAGCGTGTGGGCGGTCTCCAGCGTCGTCGGCCCGACCCTCGGCGGCGTGTTCTCCGAGTTCGCGTCCTGGCGGTGGATCTTCTTCGTCAACGTGCCGCTGTGCCTCCTCGCCGGCTGGATGATCGTCCGCCGCTTCCACGAGTCCATCGAGCGCACGCGCCACCGCGTCGACTACGCCGGCGCCGCGCTCCTCACGGTCGGCCTCAGCCTCCTGATCCTCGCGGTCCTCGAGGGCGGCCAGGCCTGGGCATGGGACTCCGCACCCAGCATCGGCGCGTTCGCGATCGGCGCCGTGCTGATCGTCGCGTTCCTGCTGGTGGAGCGCCGGGCCGCCGAGCCCGTGCTGCCGCTCTGGGTCTTCTCCCGCCGACTGCTGCTCACGACGACGCTCGTCTCGCTCGGCGTCGGCGCGATCCTCATCGGCCTCACCTCCTACGTGCCCACCTACCTCGAGGGATCCCTCGGCGTCACGCCTCTCGTGTCCGGCCTCGCGCTGGCGGCGCTGACGATCGGCTGGCCGATCTCCGCATCCCTGTCCGGCCGCCTCTACCTCCGCATCGGGTTCCGCCGCACCGTGCTCATCGGCATGGCGCTCACGATCGTCGGCACCGGATCCATCTCGTTGCTCGCCGGCACGCCCACGCTCGCCGGGATCGCGGCCGGCTGCTTCGTGGTGGGCCTCGGGCTCGGCCTCGTCGCGACGCCCAGCCTCATCGGCGCGCAGTCGAGCGTCGGCTGGGGCGAGCGCGGCGTCGTCACGGGCGCGAACCTCTTCGCGCGCTCGATCGGCAGCGCGGTGGGCGTGGCCGTCTTCGGCGCCATCGCCAACGCGATCTTCGCGGAGTCGGCCGGCGGCCAGAAGGATCCGGACGCCGTGATCGCCGCGTCCGGCGCGGTGTTCCTCGCGGTCGGCGTGTGCGCGCTCGCGACGGTCGTCGCGGGGCTGCTGATGCCGGAGTCGCGCGTCGATGACACCGAGATCGCGCGCGCCGAGCCCGTCGTCGGCTGA
- a CDS encoding phosphatase PAP2 family protein, whose protein sequence is MTRPGAGRVARAATGVATRVGPTGTFAAFLILGLLVITAASSLFAGLYVAVIDDDSVALLDEPALHLAMDVRSPWLDTAVTIFTEAAGVYAVPIVGVAVIVALAIRRRQWVPVVLGLTAGAGSLLMTEVGKELVGRDRPPRADAVPPYETSPSFPSGHTLNASVVAGIVAYLLVLRQMRRAARVLTYVVAIAFAASVSLSRVYLGHHWLTDVIAGWLLALAWLALIVVAHRVRLRLLEARERERDDRGA, encoded by the coding sequence GTGACCCGGCCAGGAGCCGGCCGCGTCGCCCGCGCCGCCACCGGCGTCGCCACCCGTGTCGGCCCGACCGGGACCTTCGCCGCGTTCCTGATCCTCGGCCTCCTCGTCATCACCGCCGCGTCGAGCCTGTTCGCGGGCCTCTACGTCGCCGTGATCGACGACGACAGCGTCGCCCTCCTCGACGAGCCCGCGCTGCACCTGGCCATGGACGTCCGCTCGCCGTGGCTCGACACCGCCGTCACGATCTTCACGGAGGCCGCGGGCGTCTACGCCGTGCCGATCGTGGGCGTCGCGGTGATCGTCGCGCTCGCGATCCGCCGGCGCCAGTGGGTGCCGGTCGTGCTCGGGCTCACCGCGGGCGCCGGATCCCTGCTCATGACCGAGGTCGGCAAGGAGCTCGTCGGCCGCGACCGCCCGCCGCGCGCCGACGCCGTGCCGCCCTACGAGACGTCGCCGTCGTTCCCCTCCGGACACACCCTCAACGCGAGCGTGGTCGCCGGGATCGTCGCCTACCTGCTCGTGCTCCGGCAGATGCGGCGAGCCGCGCGCGTGCTCACCTACGTCGTCGCCATCGCCTTCGCCGCCTCCGTGAGCCTCAGCCGCGTCTACCTCGGCCACCACTGGCTCACCGACGTCATCGCGGGGTGGCTGCTCGCGCTCGCGTGGCTCGCCCTCATCGTGGTGGCGCATCGGGTGCGGCTGCGGCTGCTGGAGGCGCGCGAGCGGGAGCGCGACGACCGCGGCGCGTGA
- a CDS encoding nucleotidyltransferase family protein: MAALAGAGCSPVLVVLGARADDAEALLRSTTVAADAGVVRADDWADGMSASLRAALRAAAALDPPPVALAVVPVDVPDLDAATVRRVLDAATVEPPTLRQAVFRGRPGHPALLGRDHWAPLAASVRGDEGARRYLAAHDAQLVEAADLSTGADVDRRI; this comes from the coding sequence ATCGCCGCGCTCGCCGGGGCCGGCTGCTCCCCCGTGCTCGTCGTGCTCGGCGCGCGGGCGGACGACGCGGAGGCGCTCCTGCGGTCCACGACGGTGGCCGCGGACGCCGGCGTCGTCCGCGCCGACGACTGGGCCGACGGCATGTCCGCCTCGCTCCGCGCCGCGCTCCGGGCCGCCGCCGCGCTGGATCCGCCGCCCGTCGCGCTCGCCGTCGTCCCCGTCGACGTGCCGGACCTCGACGCCGCCACGGTGCGCCGGGTGCTCGACGCGGCCACGGTGGAACCGCCGACGCTCCGCCAGGCCGTGTTCCGCGGCCGGCCCGGCCACCCCGCCCTCCTCGGCCGCGACCACTGGGCGCCGCTCGCCGCATCCGTGCGCGGCGACGAGGGAGCGCGCCGCTACCTGGCCGCCCACGACGCGCAGCTCGTCGAGGCCGCCGACCTCAGCACGGGCGCGGACGTCGACCGGCGGATCTGA
- a CDS encoding iron-sulfur cluster scaffold-like protein — translation MTIDRQIASALIADHARRRVGSDAALRAASAPGRFVAEPDAATPSAGVVLGSSEQRNATCGDVVDLRVLAVDPAHPSVDAGAAVDPAEPIAVRWHGRGCTVSQASASMLAELVEGRTAAEAAALVVELRALIRSHELLPGAEDRLGDAFALADSGRYPLRGTCALLAWHALEEALAR, via the coding sequence ATGACGATCGACCGGCAGATCGCGTCGGCGCTCATCGCCGACCACGCGCGGCGGCGCGTGGGGAGCGACGCGGCGCTGCGGGCGGCTTCCGCGCCCGGGCGGTTCGTCGCCGAGCCCGATGCCGCGACGCCGTCGGCCGGCGTCGTCCTCGGCTCGTCGGAGCAGCGGAACGCGACGTGCGGCGACGTGGTCGACCTGCGGGTGCTGGCGGTGGATCCCGCGCACCCGTCGGTCGACGCGGGCGCGGCCGTGGATCCCGCCGAGCCCATCGCCGTCCGCTGGCACGGCCGTGGCTGCACGGTCTCGCAGGCGTCCGCGTCCATGCTCGCCGAGCTCGTCGAGGGCCGGACGGCCGCGGAGGCGGCGGCGCTCGTCGTCGAGCTGCGCGCGCTGATCCGCTCCCACGAGCTCCTGCCCGGTGCGGAGGACCGCCTCGGCGACGCCTTCGCCCTGGCCGACTCCGGCCGCTACCCGCTCCGCGGCACGTGCGCGCTGCTCGCGTGGCACGCGCTGGAGGAAGCGCTCGCGCGCTGA